From the Arvicola amphibius chromosome 2, mArvAmp1.2, whole genome shotgun sequence genome, one window contains:
- the LOC121677078 gene encoding histone H2A.V-like, producing MARGRTRKDSRKGQSCGGVSVTQSYSFPVGDIRRHLKTHTTSHEQVGAMAAGYSDLILENLTAEVLELAGNASKVLKGKWRGFDSHQTSLQALQEQGEVLSAVLIKDEKGYFGALCSPGESASVVTMLIGKPSLARAQ from the exons ATGGCTAGAGGCAGAACTAGAAAAGACAGTAGGAAGGGCCAAAGCTGTGGTGGTGTTTCAGTCACACAGAGCTACAGTTTTCCTGTGGGTGACATCCGCAGACATCTGAAGACTCACACCACAAGCCATGAACAGGTGGGTGCCATGGCTGCTGGGTACAGTGACCTAATTCTGGAGAACCTCACAGCTGAGGTGCTTGAGTTGGCAGGTAATGCTTCCAAGGTTCTCAAA GGGAAATGGAGAGGTTTCGACAgccatcagacctcattacaagcTCTCCAAGAGCAGGGAGAAGTTCTGAGTGCAGTcctaataaaagatgaaaaaggcTACTTTGGAGCCCTGTGCTCCCCAGGAGAGTCTGCCTCGGTGGTAACCATGCTCATTGGGAAGCCATCTTTGGCCCGAGCACAGTAG